The stretch of DNA CTCCTCGCGAAGGATTCCGTACAGAATCCCGTCCCGGTACTCGCCGTCGACGAAGGCATTCATACGAAGTCGTCCCTCCTGCTCGAAGCCAAGCGACTCGAGTAGCCCGCGCGAGGCCTCGTTGTGCTCGAACGCCTTCGCCTTCACCGTCGGCGTGTCGTACGACCGGAAGACGTAATCGACGAGCAACGCAGCGGCTTCCCTGCCGTACCCTTCGCCCTGTACCCCCGAACGGAGCCAGAAGCCGACTCGCGGGTTTCGAGTCCACTCCGAGACTGAGACGACACCGACCCGACGAACGTCGTCCGTGTCGACCGGTCCCGGCTCACCCGGGTCGTCGAGACAGACCAGCAGGATCGTGACGTTGTCGTCCTCGAGGGTCTTCTCGAGTTCGTCACGGCTCCGGACTTTCGAGTTCCCGGTTAGATGTCGGATTTCGGGATCGCCAGCGCCGTGTTGCAAGACGTCTACGTCTTCGCTCTCGAGCGTTCGGAGGGTGATTCGCTCCCCACGTTTGACGATTGCGCCAGCCATACTCGCACAACCACAGCTATTGACATGTGCGTTCCGGTAAAACTGCTGCAGTTGGCGGCCGCACGTGGTACCGACGAGGGGGACGTGTCCTCGAGTCATCGATGGGCGCGAGGATTCTCGAGTCGTCGAACCGCCTACTCGTCCTCGTTTTCGTCGTCCTCCTGTGCCTCGACCGCCACCTCACCGACCATCTCGGTTTCGTGGACGCTACACAGATACTGGACCATCTCGTCGGTAACTTCGTCGATCTCGAGCGTCTCCGTCTCGCCTTCCTCGTCCATCAGGTCGGTCTCGTAGTCGTCGACGACTCCGTAGGTATCGTCCCGGATCTCGAGGTTGTGCTCCTCGCCGTCGCCGTTCTCCCAGGTGATCTCGTAAGACTCGCCTTCCAGCAGGAGCAGCGTTGGGTTTTCTTCGTCGGCGATCGCCTCGGGTTCGACGCCGGTCCACCCGTCCGTAGTTCCCTCGAGGAGGATTTCCTGATCGGGATCGATCGGTTCGTCTTCGTCGTCGTTCTCTTCGTCTTCTTCGTCTTCGTCGTTCTCTTCGTCGTCATCCGCAGCCGCTTCGTCCTCCTCGTCGTCGTTTTCGGCTTCGGGCTCGTCTTCGTCCGCTGCAGGCTCGTCCTCTTCCGGTGTCTCTTCTTCGGGATCCTCGTCGGCACAGCCGGCGAGCAATGCCGTGATGCCAGCAGCGCCAGCCACTTCGATTATGCGTCGACGGGTCGTACTGTCACCTTCGGGCATGACAGTACGTCACGTCTCGAGCCGCCTAAGCGAAATCCCGGAAACTGCCGAGTTGGGCGTTCCGCAGTTTCCATTTCACCGCTGGTGGCGCGACTCTTTGGGACTCGAGAACGAAACCAGGATTCAGCCGATTGGTAATCTATTTGTCTGGTCGAGTGTCGTCTGGTCGGTACGCTCATAACGAATACGTTCGTACTGTCGAGCACTCGAAATGAGAGTCGACCGATCCGAGATTCGAGATGGGCTCGCGGCGACCTGGCCGTTCTTGCTCTCGCATCACCTCCCCTCGGAGTGGTACCGATGTTACTCGCCGCACGTATTCGGGCGGCAAGTCCACATCTGTGCACGCTGTCTCGGGGTGTATCCCGGAATCGCGGTCGGACTTGCCACCTACTTCGTCGCGTTTCCGTCGACCGCTTCGGTAGTACTCACCGCAGTTCTCCCGCTGCCGGCCCTGGTGGACTGGACGCTCACCACCTTTACAGACCGTCGTGGTTACAACGTCGTCCGCACGGTAACTGGTGGATTGCTCGGCTTCGCGTACGGAATCGGTCTATTGGCTGTCTTGCTCGAGTTCGATCTTCGCATTATTGTCGTGGGGATCGCCTACGCAATAATAGCCAGCGTGTTGATATATTTCGACCAGAACGGAAAGTAATATATAGGTAATATTTTATATTGGCTGTGACAATCAGGCGATAGCATGAAACACTGCATCAACTGTGGCGAAGAGATCAAAGCGGAAGCGGAACTGTGTGGAAACTGTGGTGTCAACCAGAACGCATCGCTCGAGGGTGGACACGGCGATCGGGACGCAAACGAGAAGTACTGTACGGACTGTGGCTCGCTGATCGCGAAGCAGGCCGAGGTCTGCCCCGAGTGTGGCGTTCGACAGGCTTCCCACGGTGCCGGCGGCAGTTCCGGCAGTTCGGACAAGGTCGTCGCGAGTATCTTTGCACTCTTCCTCGGTGGACTCGGCGCCCACAAGTTCTACCAGGGCAACGTGAAGTACGGCGTGCTGTATCTGTGTTTCTTCTGGACGTTCATCCCTGCACTTCTCGCGTTCGTCGAGGCGATTCTCATGCTGGTCTCGGACGACGCCGAGTACGAACAGCAGTACGCCGACGGCAGCATCCTCGGCAAGATTTAGAGCGGCTCTGAACGTCGTCGGTCCGTTTTTTGTCGACCGTCGAGAACCGTCGTGAGTTGTCGGACCCCAGTAGACGACCGAATCCAGGTAGTCTACCGCAAATCCGCGAATTACTCGGCTGCCGGCAGCGTAAACGAGAACGTCGAGCCGTCACCGGGGTTGCTCTCGACCCATATCTCTCCGTCGTGGCGTTCGACGATACGCTCACAGAGTGCGAGACCGATACCCGTTCCTTCGTGTTCCTCGTGGCTGTGGAGTCGATCGAATACGGAGAATATCCGCTCCTGGTCCTCCGGGTCGATCCCGATGCCGTCGTCGTGGACGGAGATCACCCACTGTCCACCCTGCGATTTCGCGTCGACGTGGACGCACGGCAGATCGTCACCGCTGTAGGTGATCGCGTTACTGAGCAGGTTCTGGAAGACCTGTCGTACTTGACTGGCGTCTCCCATCACGTCCGGTAACTGCTCGCTCGTAATTTCGGCGTCGCTCTCTTCGATCTGTAGCTGCAAGTCCTCCACTGCATCGGTTAGCACCTCGTCCAGGTCGATCGGCTCGAACGACTCGCCGCGCGTTTCCACACGGGAGTACTCGAGTAACGCGTCGATCATTGCGCGCATCCGCTCGGCGCCGTCGACCGCGAACCCGATGAACTCCTCGCCGTCCTCGTCGAGTTCGTCCCCGTACCGACGCTCGAGCAACTGGAGATAGCTCGTCACCATCCGCAGCGGCTCTTGCAGGTCGTGGGAGGCCGCGTACGCGAACTGTTCGAGTCGTTCGTTCGACTCCCTGAGTTCGATTTCCAGCCGTTTTCGTTCGGTGATGTCGGAGATGATTCCCTCGAGCGTAACGGGAGTTCCGTCGTCGTCGAAGATGCCGCGACCGTGTGACCGCACCCACCGTCTCTCGCCGTCGGCGGTCTCGATGCGGTAGGCCACCGAGAACGTATCCCGCTCGGCGAGGGATTGCTGGACCTCTTCCCACACCTCCTCGCGATCGTCCTCGAGGACGACGTCGTCACCGTAGGAGACGTCACCAGTTTCCAGCGATTCGGGATCGTAGCCGGTGATTTCGCGGCAGGCGTCGCTGACGAACTCCATAGGCCAGCTCCGGTCGTTGCGACACCGATAGACCATGCCGGGAACGTTGTCCATCAGCGTCTCGAGCTGGCGCTCGTACTCGCGGCGTTCGGTGATGTCGGTCAGAGTGACGACGGCGCGACTCACGTTCCCGCCTGCGTCCCGGACCGGCATGCCGTGTTCCATGATGATCCGCTGTTCGTCGTCGAACGTCTCGATCTCGTAGATGTTCGGCTCCGTCACCTCCTCGCCCTGTAGCACCTGGTACATCGTCCAGTCCTCGGGCTCGACCGGTTCGCCGGTCTCGGCCCACACCGCCGAGTACTTCTCGTACTCCTCGACGGACTCCGCATCGAAGACATCGCCACCCCAGATCTCTCGTGCCGTCTCGTTCGCTCTGATCAACGACCCGTCCGCGTCCGCGACTACGGCACCGACGGGCAACACCTGAAACAGCGTCTCGAGCTGGCGCTGTTGCTTCTCGAGTTCGAGTTCGGCCTGCTTCCGTTCGGTGATGTCGGCCAATGCGCCGGGGAACGCGACCGGATTACCGTCGTCGTCGCACTCGACGTGGCCGCGTCCCACGACCCAGCGGAGTTCCCCGTCGGCGTTCCAGACGCGGTACTCCTCCTCGTACTCGCCGCCGGATTCGACGGCCTCCTGGATCTTTCGCTCGACGCGGTCGCGGTC from Natronobacterium texcoconense encodes:
- a CDS encoding GNAT family N-acetyltransferase → MAGAIVKRGERITLRTLESEDVDVLQHGAGDPEIRHLTGNSKVRSRDELEKTLEDDNVTILLVCLDDPGEPGPVDTDDVRRVGVVSVSEWTRNPRVGFWLRSGVQGEGYGREAAALLVDYVFRSYDTPTVKAKAFEHNEASRGLLESLGFEQEGRLRMNAFVDGEYRDGILYGILREEWE
- a CDS encoding TM2 domain-containing protein: MKHCINCGEEIKAEAELCGNCGVNQNASLEGGHGDRDANEKYCTDCGSLIAKQAEVCPECGVRQASHGAGGSSGSSDKVVASIFALFLGGLGAHKFYQGNVKYGVLYLCFFWTFIPALLAFVEAILMLVSDDAEYEQQYADGSILGKI
- a CDS encoding DUF2085 domain-containing protein — encoded protein: MRVDRSEIRDGLAATWPFLLSHHLPSEWYRCYSPHVFGRQVHICARCLGVYPGIAVGLATYFVAFPSTASVVLTAVLPLPALVDWTLTTFTDRRGYNVVRTVTGGLLGFAYGIGLLAVLLEFDLRIIVVGIAYAIIASVLIYFDQNGK
- a CDS encoding cupredoxin domain-containing protein translates to MPEGDSTTRRRIIEVAGAAGITALLAGCADEDPEEETPEEDEPAADEDEPEAENDDEEDEAAADDDEENDEDEEDEENDDEDEPIDPDQEILLEGTTDGWTGVEPEAIADEENPTLLLLEGESYEITWENGDGEEHNLEIRDDTYGVVDDYETDLMDEEGETETLEIDEVTDEMVQYLCSVHETEMVGEVAVEAQEDDENEDE